A single region of the Schistocerca serialis cubense isolate TAMUIC-IGC-003099 chromosome 7, iqSchSeri2.2, whole genome shotgun sequence genome encodes:
- the LOC126413231 gene encoding uncharacterized protein LOC126413231, with the protein MGFSLELLMVRLNIKKDILPYTNLFAFAYGFRVNYPLPTGAKDFPLKRIFRRDVYGDLEHLISQHGLDGRACVLRAICEAASLEKPRGLVQKLLHRIFSVPADEAQHLQPYHVLEGGCERLHESCPLSLLHMTVMLDPDDDI; encoded by the exons GTGCGACTGAACATTAAGAAAGACATATTGCCGTACACCAATCTCTTCGCCTTCGCTTACGGATTCAGAGTCAACTATCCACTGCCTACAGGTGCGAAAGACTTCCCGTTAAAACGAATATTCCGAAGAGACGTCTACGGAGATCTGGAACACCTTATTTCGCA ACACGGTCTGGACGGCCGCGCATGCGTGCTGCGAGCCATCTGTGAAGCGGCGAGCCTCGAGAAGCCACGGGGTCTCGTGCAGAAGCTGCTGCACCGGATATTCAG TGTACCAGCAGACGAGGCCCAGCATCTGCAGCCGTACCACGTGCTGGAGGGGGGCTGTGAGCGCCTGCACGAGTCCTGCCCACTGTCGCTGCTCCACATGACCGTCATGCTCGATCCCGACGATGACATCTGA